The Tripterygium wilfordii isolate XIE 37 chromosome 4, ASM1340144v1, whole genome shotgun sequence genome has a window encoding:
- the LOC119997950 gene encoding xaa-Pro dipeptidase — translation MASSLTPPPLPMELHAKNREKVLKSILKHLTDSSRPHHGFLFLQGGEEQTRYCTDHAELFRQESYFAYLFGVREPGFFGAIDISTGKSMLFAPRLPSEYAVWMGEIKPSSYFKERYGVSVVYYTDEIVGVLQEEYKGSGKPLLFLLHGLNTDSNNFSKPAKFEGMEVFETDLSTLHPILTECRVLKSDLELALIQFANDISSEAHVEVMRKTRVGMKEYQLESMFLHHTYMYGGCRHCSYTCICATGENSAVLHYGHAAAPNDRTLKDGDMALFDMGAEYHFYGSDITCSFPVNGKFTIDQSLIYNAVLYAHNAVISAMKPGVSWVDMHKLAEKVILQSLKEGHILFGNVDDMMTERLGAVFMPHGLGHLLGIDTHDPGGYLKGPERPKEPGLRSLRTARELQEGMVITVEPGCYFIDALLIPASESTKTSKFLIHEAIERFRGFGGVRIESDVHVTAHGCKNMTNVPREIVEIEAVMAGATWPLNNTS, via the exons ATGGCTTCGTCACTTACTCCTCCTCCGTTGCCGATGGAGCTACACGCCAAGAACCGCGAAAAGGTCCTCAAATCCATTCTAAAACACCTTACTGACTCATCTCGGCCTCACCACGGTTTCCTTTTTCTTCAG GGAGGTGAGGAGCAAACTCGTTACTGCACTGATCACGCCGAACTCTTCAG GCAGGAGAGTTATTTTGCTTATCTTTTTGGGGTGAGAGAGCCTGGTTTCTTTGGAGCTATT GACATCTCTACCGGGAAGTCAATGCTCTTTGCCCCTAGGTTACCTTCTGAATATGCTGTTTGGATGGGAGAAATAAAACCGTCATCCTACTTCAAG GAAAGATATGGAGTTAGCGTGGTCTATTATACTGACGAAATTGTGGGAGTTCTGCAAGAAGAGTACAAAGGATCTGGAAAACCTCTATTGTTTCTATTGCATGGACTAAATACTGATAGCAATAATTTCTCAAAACCTGCAAAATTTGAG GGGATGGAAGTCTTTGAGACTGATTTGAGTACATTGCATCCTATTCTGACCGAGTGCCGTGTTCTTAAGTCAGACCTGGAACTTGCTCTTATTCAGTTTGCCAATGACATCAGCTCTGAAGCTCATGTTGAG GTAATGAGAAAGACTAGAGTGGGCATGAAAGAGTATCAGTTGGAAAGCATGTTTCTCCACCACACTTACATGTATGGCGGCTGTAGGCACTGCTCATATACATGTATTTGTGCTACTGGTGAAAATAG CGCTGTTCTCCATTATGGGCATGCAGCAGCTCCTAATGACAGG ACATTAAAAGATGGAGATATGGCATTGTTTGATATGGGAGCTGAATACCATTTTTACGGGTCAGACATTACTTGTTCATTCCCT GTGAATGGGAAGTTTACAATTGATCAATCTCTTATATACAAT GCTGTCCTTTATGCCCATAATGCTGTCATCTCTGCCATGAAACCGGGAGTAAGCTGGGTAGATATGCACAA ATTAGCTGAGAAAGTTATTCTTCAGTCACTTAAGGAAGGGCACATACTTTTTGG CAACGTAGATGATATGATGACTGAACGATTGGGTGCTGTTTTCATGCCCCATGGTTTGGGACACTTACTGGGTATTGACACTCATGATCCTGGAGGCTACTTAAAG GGACCTGAGAGGCCAAAGGAACCAGGACTAAGATCTTTACGCACAGCTAGAGAGCTCCAGGAGGGAATG GTGATAACAGTTGAACCTGGATGCTACTTCATCGACGCTCTGTTGATTCCAGCCAGTGAAAGTACAAAAACTTCAAAGTTTCTCATTCATGAAGCAATAGAAAGATTTAGAGGTTTTGGTGGAGTTCGGATTGAAAGTGATGTG CATGTGACTGCTCATGGTTGCAAGAACATGACTAATGTACCTCGGGAGATAGTAGAGATCGAAGCTGTTATGGCGGGGGCAACTTGGCCACTCAACAATACGTCATAA
- the LOC119997951 gene encoding protein MOS2-like, translating to MNFSLSLPSKSSSKSTPKSSQAFDDEDERQYDTGKQYVTEFDPSRTLTDPKKHQFIIPPKENEWQPAKLMKNFRDLPVIQSEDSRELKFEIESLSLDSCDGNISYGLNVRQPPKTGEASNMHESNGGDGDESGRHRSVESILLDKLRDDLKRLPEDRGFEEFVDMPVEGFGAALLAGYGWYEGRGIGKNAKGDVKVKQFKKWTSKEGLGYVAPSHGSLGA from the coding sequence ATGAACTTCTCTCTGTCTCTACCCTCAAAAAGCTCCTCCAAATCAACACCAAAATCCTCGCAGGCCTTCGACGATGAAGATGAACGACAATATGACACTGGCAAACAATATGTCACCGAATTCGACCCCTCTAGAACCCTAACCGACCCAAAGAAGCATCAATTCATTATCCCTCCAAAGGAGAACGAATGGCAACCCGCGAAGCTCATGAAGAACTTCCGTGATCTTCCTGTCATCCAATCTGAAGACTCCAGGGAGTTAAAATTCGAGATCGAATCACTCTCCCTGGATTCCTGTGACGGGAACATTTCTTACGGGTTGAATGTGCGGCAGCCCCCTAAGACCGGCGAGGCTAGCAATATGCATGAATCTAATGGTGGCGATGGTGATGAGAGTGGACGGCACCGATCGGTGGAGAGTATTTTGTTGGACAAGTTAAGAGATGACTTGAAGCGGTTACCGGAAGATCGAGGGTTTGAGGAGTTTGTGGATATGCCGGTGGAGGGATTCGGAGCTGCTTTGCTTGCTGGGTATGGGTGGTATGAAGGGAGAGGAATTGGAAAGAATGCGAAAGGGGATGTCAAAGTGAAGCAATTCAAGAAGTGGACTAGTAAGGAAGGACTTGGGTATGTAGCACCATCTCATGGCTCTCTTGGTGCTTAA
- the LOC119997949 gene encoding uncharacterized protein LOC119997949 codes for MALARIERMKLANPDILIGENYDTALQLLIRELLDEIQSNASDFSGFIDRFYELIQARIDPPLESIWVYSALTFRSRKISDEDLSSRVLAAKDLFQFISSCSSSCSSAKSIALLAPVVLETYKLVVELLGRELGSKREKKAKRVVKSLIDGILGNISICCGGDLSEDNDSDLIVGFADLVRLWIDSKNLVSFFPLVSSDIIRREVGMEGCDTDCLAIMVMVQAFLLKLCLNLRLGFEGLESENELRNWVVTSINGFKRISFFENLVRMLLEATFPATSLVSSEIGVLLRRILYDAVIMVDYSFLKPERSVQLPAEHVKSLSLSRLIITHEAIEFFRNNGDLRRAISYTGAFSSSQLPSQIIKLVTGQVGMQEEASRLDGSSPKGLLKWLINLEDQGVRVFDDVLKHHAYSVVNNAESEDTVPSSEVDKKKVNEELLFYIDKGEEKDGDEDEGDKETNESMSAAFIAATHTMKLRADRSSKRKDGGSSKTKKNKKIKYQPHDIHDGPDSMRPGLLSAGDDDSNSESEVENPLSDDNA; via the exons ATGGCTCTTGCGCGTATCGAACGCATGAAGCTAGCAAACCCCGATATACTCATCGGAGAGAATTACGACACTGCGCTACAACTATTAATCCGAGAACTCCTGGACGAAATTCAGAGTAATGCCTCTGATTTTTCTGGTTTTATCGACAGATTCTACGAATTAATTCAAGCGAGGATCGACCCACCTCTCGAATCGATCTGGGTATACTCTGCTTTAACCTTTCGTAGTCGCAAAATCTCAGATGAGGATCTTTCGTCGCGAGTTTTGGCCGCAAAGGACCTATTTCAATTTATATCGTCATGTTCCTCGTCCTGTAGTTCAGCAAAGAGCATTGCATTGCTTGCTCCGGTCGTCTTGGAGACTTATAAGTTAGTGGTTGAGTTGTTGGGAAGAGAGTTGGGTtccaagagagagaagaaggcaAAGAGAGTAGTCAAATCTTTGATAGATGGGATTCTTGGGAATATAAGTATTTGCTGTGGTGGGGATTTGAGTGAGGACAATGATTCGGATTTGATTGTTGGGTTTGCGGATTTGGTTCGCCTTTGGATAGATTCGAAAAATTTAGTGTCTTTTTTCCCACTAGTTAGCAGTGATATTATACGCAGAGAAGTTGGTATGGAGGGGTGTGATACGGATTGTTTGGCTATCATGGTTATGGTGCAAGCATTTCTGTTGAAACTGTGCTTAAATTTGCGGCTAGGGTTTGAAGGGTTAGAGTCGGAGAATGAGCTGAGAAACTGGGTTGTTACTTCTATAAATGGCTTTAAGCGCATTTCCTTCTTTG AGAACCTTGTAAGAATGCTGCTGGAGGCAACATTCCCTGCTACGAGCCTGGTG AGTTCTGAAATTGGAGTTTTGTTGAGGAGAATACTGTATGATGCAGTTATAATGGTCGATTACTCTTTCCTTAAACCTGAGAGATCAGTTCAGCTACCAGCTGAGCATGTCAAAAGTCTATCTCTGTCAAGATTGATTATTACCCATGAAGCCATTGAATTTTTCAG AAATAATGGGGATCTGAGGAGAGCTATCTCCTATACAGGTGCCTTCTCAAGTTCCCAATTACCTTCCCAAATAATCAAATTGGTCACAGGCCAGGTTGGCATGCAGGAAGAAGCAAGTAGATTAGATGGATCATCTCCGAAAGGCCTTTTAA AGTGGTTAATAAACCTTGAGGATCAAGGGGTAAGGGTATTTGATGATGTCTTAAAACACCATGCCTATTCAGTTGTGAATAATGCCGAATCAGAAGATACTGTACCGTCATCTGAGGTGGATAAGAAGAAAGTGAACGAGGAACTCCTCTTCTATATTGATAAGGGGGAAGAgaaagatggagatgaagatgaaggagaCAAGGAGACCAATGAATCCATGAGTGCTGCATTTATCGCTGCTACTCATACGATGAAGTTAAGAGCAGACAGGAGTAGCAAAAGGAAAGATGGGGGAAGTTCTAAAAcgaagaaaaataagaagatcAAATATCAACCTCATGATATTCATGATGGTCCGGATTCAATGAGACCAGGGTTATTGTCAGCAGGTGATGATGATTCAAATAGTGAAAGTGAAGTTGAGAATCCACTTTCTGATGACAATGCATAA